The following proteins are encoded in a genomic region of Coffea eugenioides isolate CCC68of chromosome 6, Ceug_1.0, whole genome shotgun sequence:
- the LOC113774005 gene encoding uncharacterized protein LOC113774005 yields MSFVHAKCTVEERRYLWRNLLADKPNSHPRCIGGDINVITAPHEKRGGRPFAIDEGVELVSFMEEAGVLDVGFSGSSFTWCNNRRGRARILKRLDRLLINGACLELSAAIFVTQLARHLSDHAPLKISFVSRLDNKPRPFRFLNVWTAKPELLEAWNKYSFGNIFEAVQKTEVAVQLAEEVADQDDTEESQVALRKAQAELRYALSIEEQFWSQKA; encoded by the exons ATGTCATTTGTTCATGCAAAGTGCACAGTAGAGGAGCGGAGGTACTTATGGCGCAACTTATTAGCTGATAAGCCTAATTCTCATCCACGGTGCATTGGGGGTGATATTAATGTCATAACGGCGCCGCATGAAAAACGTGGGGGTCGTCCGTTTGCTATAGATGAGGGAGTGGAATTGGTGTCATTCATGGAAGAGGCTGGGGTTCTTGATGTAGGTTTTTCAGGATCTAGCTTCACATGGTGCAATAATCGGAGAGGTAGAGCTAGAATTTTGAAGAGGTTAGACAGACTTCTAATCAATGGGGCATGTTTGGAACTTTCCGCAGCCATTTTCGTTACTCAGTTGGCGAGACATCTCTCGGATCACGCACCATTGAAGATTTCGTTTGTATCTCGGTTAGATAATAAGCCACGGCCTTTCCGTTTCTTGAATGTCTGGACGGCTAAACCAGAACTTTTGGAG GCTTGGAACAAGTACAGTTTTGGAAATATTTTCGAAGCTGTTCAAAAGACGGAAGTTGCGGTACAACTAGCAGAGGAAGTAGCAGATCAAGATGATACCGAGGAGAGCCAAGTTGCGCTCAGGAAGGCTCAGGCGGAATTACGCTATGCTTTATCCATTGAAGAGCAGTTTTGGAGCCAAAAGGCTTGA